The Vicinamibacteria bacterium genomic sequence CATCCGCGTCCCCTTGAAATCGGCCTCCGGGGCCACGGTGGGCTCGATGGTGGCCCTGCGCAGCATGGCCGAGGAGACGGCCTCCTTCCGCCAGTTTCGAAGCAGCCTGGTCCTGGTCTCGCTCGTGGTGACCGCCCTGGGCCTGGGGCTGGCCTACCTGGCCGCCTCAAGCATCTCGGGCCCCGTGCGCCGGCTCGTGGACCTGGTGGAGCAGGCCCGGAACGGCTCCTACTCGGGGGTGGTGTCCGTGGACACCCACGACGAGATCGGCGTGCTCGCCCGCGCCTTCAGCGCCCTCCTCTCCGAGCTCAAGGAGAAGGAGCAGATGATCGGCTTTCTACGGGAGGGGATGACGCTCCTCAAGAGGGGCGGCAACTTGCCACTCGATCCCGGAGCGACGGAGTCGGGCACCGGCGCCACGGTCGCCCTCAGCAGCGTCGCCGCCGCGGCCGCCCTGACGATCGGGCGGGGATTCGCGGGGCGCTACGAGATCCTGGGCGCGGTGGGGCAGGGGGGCATGGGTGTGGTCTACCGCGCGCGCGACCGGCAGCTCGACGAGGTGGTGGCCCTCAAGGTCCTGCGCCTGGACGTCCTCCGCGAGGACGCCACCCTGCTCGACCGCTTCAAGCTGGAGATCAAGCTGGCCCGCAAGATCACCCACCGCAACGTGCTCCGGACCCACGACTTCGGCGAGGCCGACGGCATCTCCTACATCTCCATGGAGTACCTGGAGGGAGTCACCCTCAAGGACCTCATTCGGAGCAAAGGCCCGTTGCCGCTGCAGATCGGCCTCTCCATCGCCAAGCAGATGTGTCACGGACTGGAAGCGGCCCACCTCCAGGGCGTCGTGCACCGCGACATCAAGCCGCAGAACGTGCTCATCCTGCCCGAGACGGGCGAGCTCAAGATCATGGACTTCGGGGTCGCGCGCATCTCGGAGGTGAAGAGCGATGCCTCGGGCCTCACCGCGGCGGGGGCGGTGGTGGGCACGCCCGATTACATGCCCCCCGAGCAGGTCCAGGGGCAGCCGGCTGACTTCCGTTCCGACATCTACTCCCTGGGTGTTGTTCTCTTCGAGGTCTTCACCGGCGCGCTGCCCTTCACGGGCGATACGGTGGTGGGAATCATGCTCGGCCACATTCAGACCGCGCCTCCCCCGCCCCGCACGTTGAACCCGCGGCTGGCCCCGGCTCTGGAGGCCCTGATCCTCCGCTGCATGGAAAAGAGCCCGGCCCGCCGGTACGCGAAGGTGGGCGACATACTTGCGGACCTGGCCAGCATCTCGTCGAGCGTCGAAGCCGCCTGACGAGACCCCGCTCCCCCGTCGGGGCTACCCTCCAACCGCCTCTTGGAGCCCGCGCGGATGTCCGAGGATTTGCCCGGGACCCGCCCGTTCCTTGGGTGCGAACGATCTCTTTGCCCAGCCGGCAGCTCGGGTCGCTGCGCATGGCTCACTTCATGTCAATGCCGTGTGGCCGCGCGGGCCCGGTGGGAACGCTGCGTTGAAATCCACATCAAAACGCGGATCCAATTCCAAGTGATCTTTGAAAACCTTGATCACGTGTACGTGGTGGTCGCCTTCAAAATGGATTTTCCCGAAGTCGT encodes the following:
- a CDS encoding protein kinase, whose product is MGLTQKILLFTGVLVVALVVTSLAFTTFQAERLANESITRALQETHQVWETFQADRYNKLKLGLRVLGNDSPFKAACETNDPATVYDMLQERGKDLGADFFVATDPGGRVIARSDRPGAEGENLASDPIVQKPLEGVESATVWRQGDKLYHAVSVPMAFAGKLVGVLVAGYAINEALANQLRILTHSEVAFVVEPPDGPPQLSVSSLGPEEAALRAVLGRPELRTEGKEPFQVELAGERHVGIRVPLKSASGATVGSMVALRSMAEETASFRQFRSSLVLVSLVVTALGLGLAYLAASSISGPVRRLVDLVEQARNGSYSGVVSVDTHDEIGVLARAFSALLSELKEKEQMIGFLREGMTLLKRGGNLPLDPGATESGTGATVALSSVAAAAALTIGRGFAGRYEILGAVGQGGMGVVYRARDRQLDEVVALKVLRLDVLREDATLLDRFKLEIKLARKITHRNVLRTHDFGEADGISYISMEYLEGVTLKDLIRSKGPLPLQIGLSIAKQMCHGLEAAHLQGVVHRDIKPQNVLILPETGELKIMDFGVARISEVKSDASGLTAAGAVVGTPDYMPPEQVQGQPADFRSDIYSLGVVLFEVFTGALPFTGDTVVGIMLGHIQTAPPPPRTLNPRLAPALEALILRCMEKSPARRYAKVGDILADLASISSSVEAA